AATGCTTGTTGCGGTAAGACATTTCCCGCGATCCCGGAGCCCGCAATGGCTGAGTCCTTCTTCAACACCTCGACGCTGCCCACCCTCCAGGGTTGGCAGGCGCCGGGTTCCCTCGACTTCCAGGCCGCCTTCCTGCGGGCCGGAGGCTGGGCGCTGCCCCGCACCGAGGCCTTCCCCGACGCGGCCAAGCTCCGGGAGCGGCTGCACGAACTCAAGGCCTCCATGCGCGAGGGCGCCAAGATCGGTCTGGACCTCCGGGGCCTGCGGGACAGCGCCGATAGCGTGATGGCCGCCGCCCGCGAGGCCGGCGTGGCCTTCCTGCTGCACACGGCGGAGCTGCCGCCCTCGCTGGCTATGCTGAAGCACGCGAACATGCCCCGCCTTGTGGCCGTGCAGAGCCCCGAGGAAGGAGCCCAGGCCAAGGCCGGCGGCGCTTCCGCCCTGCTGGCCCGGGCCTGCGATGTGGCAGCCCTGCGCTTCCTGGGACTTCCCGTGATGGCAGTGGCCGATACGGAAGCCGAGGCCAAGCAGGCCATGGCCGATGGGGCCATCGGCCTCCAGCCGCGCACGCCTTCGCTGCTGGACGCTTCGCCCCTGGCCGCCTTCCGCACCCGGCTCATGGCCGGCCTGGATTCCATGGCCCAGGCGCTCGTCCGCAAGGGTGCCTGCACCCTGCCGCGCCTGCGCATCCGCAACCTCGACCTGGCCTATCCCATCCAGCAAGGCGGCATGGGTGTGGGCATCTCCTGGGAAGGCCTGGCGGGCGCCGTGGCCCGTGAGGGCTGCGTGGGCCTGGTCTCGGCCATCGGCACGGGCTACCACGGCTCAGCCAACCCCACCATGCGCCTGGGCCGCCCCGATGGCTCCGATTCGCTGAACCCGCCCAAGGCGCTGGAATGGATCATCCGCGCCGCCCGGGAGCGCTCCGAAGGCCGGGGCGCCGTGGGCGTGAACATCCTCTGCGCCATCGAAGGGTACGAGTCCGCCGTGCGGGCTTCCATCGCCGGTGGCGCCCAGATGATCGTGTCCGGCGCAGGCCTGCCCCTGGCCCTGCCGGGTTATGTGGGCGACGCGGATGTGGCCCTGGTGCCCATCGTGTCCTCGGGCCGGGCGCTCCAGGTGATCTGCAAGCAGTGGCAGCGGAAGTACAACCGCCTGCCGGATGCCGTGGTGCTGGAAGGCCCCGAAAGCGGCGGTCACCAGGGTTTCAGCCACGACGGCTGTCTGGATCCGGCCCACACCCTGGAGAACATCCTGCCCGAGGTCATCGAGGAGCGGGACAAGTGGGGCGACTTCCCCATCCTGGTGGCGGGCGGTGTGTGGGATCACGCCGACATCCAACGCTTCCTGGCCCTGGGCGCCTCCGGCGTGCAGATGGGCACCCGCTTCATCGGCACCTTCGAGTGCGACGCCTCGCCCATCTTCAAGGAGGTCATCCTCCGGGCCAAGGCCGAGGACATCGGCCTCATGAAGTCCCCGGTGGGCCTGCCCGCCCGGGGCGTGCGGACCTCCCTGCAGCGGCGCATCGAGGCCGGCACCGCGCCCCAGATCCGCTGCGTGAGCAACTGCCTGTCGCCCTGCGGCCACGGCAAGGGGGCCGCCGCCGTGGGCTACTGCATCGCGGACCGTCTGGCCGACGCCATGCGCGGCGACGAGGAGAGTGGCCTCTTCTTCACCGGCAGCAACGGCGCCAAGCTCCGCGACCTGGTCAGCGTCCGCGACCTCATCGAGGAACTGACGCAGGATCCAGGCCTGCAGCGGGTCTACGCCTAAGCGGCTCAAGAGAGCGACACTCGCGGAGGTTGGGAGAGGGGGCGGAGGTTCGCAGAGGGGAAGGTGTGCCCGCCATTCCCGGCGCCCTTCGCCCACTCCGCGGTCTCTGCGGGTGCCGTTCCCGTCGGGATCCGCTGGATGGTCAGCTGGCGTTGGGATGCCGTTCCAGCAGCTGCCGCAGCGCCGCATTGCGCTTCACGGCCTCCTGGCGGCGGAGGTGGGCGATGAGCGGGGGCGGCGCGGCGCTCCAGCGGGCGATGTTCTGGATGAGCAGGGTGGAGACATAGGTGCGGCGGCAGAGGAGGGCCGTCGTGTGGCCGTCGATGGTGAGGCCCACCAGGCTCGCGAGGCAGCGGCCCTCCGTGGTGAGGATGAGCTCGGCCCGCTCCTCGCCCGTGCGCTGGTTGAAACTCGTGCGCAGCAGCTCCCGGGCCATGGCGCGGACCTGCTCGGGCGAATCGCGGGAGGTCGCCACGAGGTACTGCTCCAGGAGGCGCCGGGAGGACCAGAGGCGCCGGTAGAGGCCGATCGGCAGCAGGGGATTCTGCAGCAGCGCCCGGCGCACGCCGCCATCATTCGTGAAGGCGGTGCGCCCGCCCAGGGCCTCCAGGCCTGCCGCCGTGCGGTGGTGGGCCGCGATGAGGCGGGCGTGGAGACCGCCCACCTGGGGATTGTCCAGCACGGCGCGGACGACTTCGGCGGTGGGGTCGAAGCAGTAGGCGCTCAGTTCGGGCTCCGTCGCCCCCCGCGCCAGGGCGACGCGCTCATCCACGGGTCGGGCATGCAGCCGCTGCTCGAAGAGGGCCCGGTGGGTGGCGGCCCGGGCCTTGGCGAGCGGAGTCTCCTCCCCCGCTTCGGGGTTCTCCGAGCCGGGCTCCATCGACGCGGAGGGCGGCGGCCCGGAAGGTGAAGCGGAAAGCGGAGCGGCGGGCCCTTCGGGGGCCACGGCGCCCAGGGCCACCAGGGCCCTCAGCATCCCGGCCACCTCACGCTCCTCCAGGTTCATGAGGTGCGCGAGGGTCGGGACATCGAGGGTTCCGTCCAGCCGCGACAACAGGTAGCCCTGGAGCGGATCGAGGGGCAGGGCGAGGGGATCCAAGCCGGGCCGGGGAGCGGGCTTCCAGGTCATGGGTCGAGCATAGGTCGGATGGGGGCCGGAACCATCCGGGGATTTCCAGCGGGTCGCCCGCTACTCCTCCACGATGCCTTTCAGCCAGGCCTTGCCCCGCAGGCGCTCCACGCTGGTCTCGGGGAAGAGGTCGAGGGGGCTCTTGCCCTCCAGTCCCAGGCGGGGCACGGCGGCGCAGCTGAAGCCCAGGCGGGCGCCCTCCTGGAGCCGAAGGGGCAGCTGGGCCACGGGGCGCACCTCGCCGGTCAAACCGACTTCGCCCATGAAGAGACACTTCTCCGCCAGCAGACGGCCGCCGGCACTGCTGCACAGGGCGGCGATGACGGCGAGATCCGCGGCGGGATCCTCGATCTCCAGGCCGCCGGCCACATTCACATAGATGTCCCGGTCATGGAGCTGCACGCCGCCGCGGCGCTCGGCCACGGCGCAGAGCATGGCCAGCCGCTGCCCGTCGATGCCCAGGGCCGTGCGGCGGGGGATGCCCAGGCCCGCGGCGGCCACCAGGGCCTGGATCTCCACCACCATGGGCCGGGTGCCGCTGAGCACCACCGTGGCGGCGCAGCCGGGCCGGGGCTCGGCGTCCAGGAAGAAGGGGTTGCCCTCGGCGGCCACCAGACCTTTCTCCGTCATGGCGAAGACGCCCAGCTCGAAGGCCGCGCCGAAGCGGTTCTTGAGGGCCCGCAGGAGGCGGTGGTGGTGGTGGCGGTCGCCTTCGAAGGCCAGCACCGTGTCCACCAGGTGTTCCAGCACCTTGGGCCCGGCGAGGCTGCCGTCCTTGGTGACATGGCCCACCAGCACCAGGGGTGTGCCCGTGGTCTTGGCCCAGCGCGTGAGCATGGCCGCGCAGCCGCGCACCTGGCTCACGCTGCCGGCGCTGCTCTCGAAGTCGGGATCGAAGAGGGTCTGGATGCTGTCCACCAGGAGCAGATCCGGCTTCATGCGCTCGGCTTCCTCGAGGATGCGGCGCACATCCGTTTCGGCCAGCAGGTGGATGCCCGGGTTCTCCGCGCCGAGGCGCTGAGCCCGCAGCTTGATTTGGCGCTCGCTCTCTTCGCCGCTGGCGTAGAGGACGGCGCCTTCCGTCGTGGCCGCCCACTGCAGCAGCAGCGTGGACTTGCCGATGCCCGGCTCACCGCCCAGCAGGGCCACCATGCCCGGCACCACGCCGCCGCCCAGTACGCGATCCAGCTCCGTGATGCCGGTGGGGCTGCGCTGGGCGTCCGTCACCTCCACATCGGGAAGGGCGATGGGGCCCGCGTAGTGGCTCTGCGCGTAGGCGGATCCAGCCCGCTGGAGGTCGCGCTTCAGGGTGCCGCGGATCTCCTGGACGGTGTCCCAGGCGCCGCAGCCCGTGCACTTGCCCAGGGCCTTGGGATGGCGGGCGCCGCAGGCCGTGCACTCGAAGAGGGGACTGGTCTTCGCCATCAGTTCGGGATCTCGCGCCGGATGAAGGCCACGATGTCGTCGGTGTTCGTGCCGGGCTGGAAGATCTCCCGGATGCCCTGGGCCTTGAGGCCGGGGATGTCCTCGTCGGGGATGATGCCGCCGGCGAAGACCAGCACATCGTCCGCGCCCTGCTCCTTCAGCAGTCGCAGCACCTCGGGGAAGATCTGGTTATGGGCGCCACTGAGGATGCTCATGCCGAGCACGCGGGCGTCCTCCTGCACCACGGCGGCGGCGATCTGCTGCGGCGTCTGCCGCAGGCCGGTGTAGATCACCTCCATGCCGGCATCGCGCAGGGCGCGGGCCACGACCTTGGCGCCGCGGTCATGCCCGTCGAGGCCGGGCTTGGCGATGACGACGCGGATCGGCGCTGGGTTCATGGGGGCTCCGGAGGTTACCAACCCTCAGTCTGCCGCAGGGCCTCGTAAAGGCCAATGGCCGCGGCTTGCGCCAGGTTCAAGCTGCGGTGGTGGTCGCCCAGCATCGGGATCCGCAGCAGCGAGTCCTTGTGGGCCGCCAGCAGGTCCTCGGGCAGCCCCACGGTCTCCTGGCCGAAGACGAGCCCATCGCCATAAGCCCAGGGCACCTGGGTGTGCCGGCGGGCGCCCTTGGTGGTGAAGAACCACAGGCGCTTGGCGGGATTCCGGGCCAGGAAATCGTTCCAGTCGGCGTAGTGGGTGGGATCCAGCTTCTCCCAATAGTCGAGGCCCGCCCGGCGCAGGTAGTAGTCACTGGTGTCGAAGCCCAGCGGGTGGATCAGGTGCAGCTTCACGCCGTTGTTCACGCAGAGGCGGCCGATGCTTCCGGTATTCTGCGGAATCTCGGGCTGATGCAAGATGATGTGGAACATGGGAGGTCCCGGATGAGCGCCCCTGCGAGCGAGTGCCTATTCTGCAAGATCGCGCGGAAGGAGATCCCCGCGGCCCTGGTGTATGAAGACGACGAACTGCTCGCCTTCAAAGACATCTTCCCCCAGGCGCCCGTCCATCTGCTCATCATTCCGAAGGCCCACTGCAAAGGATTGGGCGATCTGAGCCCCGAGGTGGTCGCCCTGTCGGGTCGGATCCTCCAGCTCTCCGCGCAGCTGGCCCGGGATCATGGCGTCATGGCCGGCGGGTGGCGCCTGCTGAGCAATTGCGGCCCCGATGCGGGCCAGACGGTCTTCCACCTGCACTTCCACCTGCTGGGGGGGAAACCCCTCGGCGGGAAGCTCTGCCAGTAGCCGAAACCCTTCCATTTAGCGAAAAAGGCACGCGTTTGCGTGTCTTTTTCGTTTTTATTTCCGCTTGTTGCAATCTCGGGTCTTTCTAGACTTTGAGGTGGCTCTCAGTGGAGAAAAGTGGTCTGAAGTGGATCAAAGTGGTCTCACCTCGCATCCATCGGCCTCTCCTGGGTAGCTGGTTGAAAGGCGATACCGGTGCTGCGACTTCGCGGAAACTCACCGGCCACGGTGGATGAGAAGGGCCGTCTGAAGCTCCCCTCATCCTTCAAGGCCGAGCTGGAAACCTTCGCCCAGGGCGAAGGGGGCCGGGGTCTGCGCGAGGGCATTCCCGCCCTGCGGCACTACCTGACTTCGCTGGACGGCCGCTCCGCCCGGCTCTATCCCCTGCCGGTCTGGGAGGCCATCGAGGCGCGTCTGGCGGCCCTGCCGTCCACCAGCCCCGCCAAGCGCAAGTTCCTGGAGACCACCGCCTACTTCGGCAGCGAAGTGGAGCCGGATGCCCAGGGCCGCTTCGTCATCCCGCCCATCCTGCGCGAGGCCGCCCAGCTCACGGGCGAGGTGGCCGTGCTGGGCCAGATGGACCACCTGGCCCTGTGGAACAAGGCCGGCTTCGAGCGGCGCCTCGCGGCCGAGCCCCTCGGTGCCGACGACCTGGCGCAGCTTGCGGACCTGGGGATCTGATGATGACCATTCAGCCCCCCATCCATGTGCCCGTCCTCCTCCAGGAGGTGCTGGACAACCTGATGCTGCCT
The window above is part of the Geothrix sp. genome. Proteins encoded here:
- a CDS encoding nitronate monooxygenase family protein — its product is MAESFFNTSTLPTLQGWQAPGSLDFQAAFLRAGGWALPRTEAFPDAAKLRERLHELKASMREGAKIGLDLRGLRDSADSVMAAAREAGVAFLLHTAELPPSLAMLKHANMPRLVAVQSPEEGAQAKAGGASALLARACDVAALRFLGLPVMAVADTEAEAKQAMADGAIGLQPRTPSLLDASPLAAFRTRLMAGLDSMAQALVRKGACTLPRLRIRNLDLAYPIQQGGMGVGISWEGLAGAVAREGCVGLVSAIGTGYHGSANPTMRLGRPDGSDSLNPPKALEWIIRAARERSEGRGAVGVNILCAIEGYESAVRASIAGGAQMIVSGAGLPLALPGYVGDADVALVPIVSSGRALQVICKQWQRKYNRLPDAVVLEGPESGGHQGFSHDGCLDPAHTLENILPEVIEERDKWGDFPILVAGGVWDHADIQRFLALGASGVQMGTRFIGTFECDASPIFKEVILRAKAEDIGLMKSPVGLPARGVRTSLQRRIEAGTAPQIRCVSNCLSPCGHGKGAAAVGYCIADRLADAMRGDEESGLFFTGSNGAKLRDLVSVRDLIEELTQDPGLQRVYA
- a CDS encoding tRNA (cytidine(34)-2'-O)-methyltransferase, producing the protein MFHIILHQPEIPQNTGSIGRLCVNNGVKLHLIHPLGFDTSDYYLRRAGLDYWEKLDPTHYADWNDFLARNPAKRLWFFTTKGARRHTQVPWAYGDGLVFGQETVGLPEDLLAAHKDSLLRIPMLGDHHRSLNLAQAAAIGLYEALRQTEGW
- a CDS encoding histidine triad nucleotide-binding protein, with product MSAPASECLFCKIARKEIPAALVYEDDELLAFKDIFPQAPVHLLIIPKAHCKGLGDLSPEVVALSGRILQLSAQLARDHGVMAGGWRLLSNCGPDAGQTVFHLHFHLLGGKPLGGKLCQ
- a CDS encoding cobalamin B12-binding domain-containing protein, translated to MNPAPIRVVIAKPGLDGHDRGAKVVARALRDAGMEVIYTGLRQTPQQIAAAVVQEDARVLGMSILSGAHNQIFPEVLRLLKEQGADDVLVFAGGIIPDEDIPGLKAQGIREIFQPGTNTDDIVAFIRREIPN
- the radA gene encoding DNA repair protein RadA: MAKTSPLFECTACGARHPKALGKCTGCGAWDTVQEIRGTLKRDLQRAGSAYAQSHYAGPIALPDVEVTDAQRSPTGITELDRVLGGGVVPGMVALLGGEPGIGKSTLLLQWAATTEGAVLYASGEESERQIKLRAQRLGAENPGIHLLAETDVRRILEEAERMKPDLLLVDSIQTLFDPDFESSAGSVSQVRGCAAMLTRWAKTTGTPLVLVGHVTKDGSLAGPKVLEHLVDTVLAFEGDRHHHHRLLRALKNRFGAAFELGVFAMTEKGLVAAEGNPFFLDAEPRPGCAATVVLSGTRPMVVEIQALVAAAGLGIPRRTALGIDGQRLAMLCAVAERRGGVQLHDRDIYVNVAGGLEIEDPAADLAVIAALCSSAGGRLLAEKCLFMGEVGLTGEVRPVAQLPLRLQEGARLGFSCAAVPRLGLEGKSPLDLFPETSVERLRGKAWLKGIVEE